A region from the Triticum aestivum cultivar Chinese Spring chromosome 3D, IWGSC CS RefSeq v2.1, whole genome shotgun sequence genome encodes:
- the LOC123073617 gene encoding uncharacterized protein: MSDEITITSSAPAAPASPLDNDDLLEDILLRLPPQRSSLRRVSAVCKRWRGLVADPRFLRRRLEPPLLGALVCSDKEIVFTPILDPTEGTPLERFDLGHCSKRRHYRVLDCRHGRVLVKDRRRTELVVCEPITGEQHRVPIPAEFQWTHGHLDGVVLCAATAPDRMHGSCQSSSYKVALMSMIPCTKLTTFIACVYSSETGIWGSYVSTSAPRASFYTHNHGTLTGSAIYLLPMKDDILQFDLDRGTLAMIEGPGLNEPHKHRIIKAEDGHVGLFVLTEYSIQMWHMKVNYQGVTTWLLRNAAILGISPQVKINKTRLIGYDEDTEAIVLHMRGGVYMVQLKSMQCKKLDGVTNYASCRYYPSKSFRPPGIGIAAGCDGAKARHGALG; the protein is encoded by the exons ATGAGCGACGAAATTACCATCACCAGTAGCGCGCCGGCCGCGCCTGCCTCCCCGCTGGACAACGATGATCTCCTGGAGGATATCCTTCTCCGTCTCCCACCGCAGCGGTCCTCTCTCCGGCGCGTCTCCGCAGTTTGCAAGCGCTGGCGAGGCCTCGTCGCCGACCCCAGGTTCCTCCGCCGCCGCTTGGAGCCGCCCCTCCTTGGCGCCCTCGTGTGCAGCGACAAGGAGATTGTGTTCACCCCCATCCTAGACCCCACGGAGGGCACCCCTTTGGAGCGTTTTGACCTTGGACACTGCAGCAAGCGCCGTCATTACCGTGTGCTCGACTGCCGTCACGGCCGTGTCCTCGTCAAAGACAGGCGGCGGACAGAGCTTGTTGTGTGCGAACCCATTACAGGTGAGCAACACCGCGTGCCGATTCCGGCAGAATTCCAGTGGACCCATGGCCACCTCGACGGGGTGGTGCTTTGTGCCGCCACAGCGCCTGACCGCATGCACGGTAGCTGCCAGTCCAGCTCATACAAGGTGGCACTGATGTCCATGATTCCATGTACAAAACTGACAACATTCATTGCATGCGTTTACTCCTCAGAGACTGGTATATGGGGTAGTTACGTCTCTACATCGGCTCCACGTGCGAGTTTTTATACTCATAATCATGGGACCCTAACTGGTAGTGCCATTTACTTGTTGCCCATGAAAGATGACATACTTCAATTTGATTTGGATAGAGGGACGCTTGCCATGATCGAGGGGCCTGGTCTTAATGAACCCCACAAACATCGGATCATCAAAGCAGAGGATGGTCATGTTGGTCTTTTCGTGTTAACTGAATATAGCATTCAAATGTGGCACATGAAGGTCAATTATCAAGGTGTTACCACTTGGTTGTTGCGCAATGCTGCAATTCTTGGGATCTCTCCTCAGGTTAAGATAAATAAGACGCGATTGATTGGGTATGATGAGGATACTGAAGCAATAGTTCTACATATGCGCGGGGGAGTCTATATGGTTCAACTTAAGTCAATGCAATGCAAGAAACTTGATGGAGTCACCAATTATGCAAGCTGTCGCTATTATCCTTCTAAGAGTTTCCGTCCTCCAG GCATAGGCATTGCTGCTGGATGTGATGGAGCTAAAGCGCGGCACGGTGCATTGGGATGA
- the LOC123073619 gene encoding uncharacterized protein — MTESDGADLTPCVDRSWPASPLDNDDLLGEILLLLPPLPSSLYRASAVCQHWRRLTTDPQFLCRFRTLHRKDGPPVLGAFLSRGDRVVFRSSILDPPDRIPPKRFDLERCNHHSNVVLDCRHGRVLVYNTLPPRQDIIVCDPITGDQRRLPVPPEFKKFYPVNGAVFCADDAHDHVHGSCHSSPFKVALMSKYVRDNHSPTACVYSSDTGTWGKLISATKPYVGDCAYIHGTLIGNVLYWVSMRDIILQFNLNQQSLSMIEGPPGLDERCRDQIVKAEDGGVGLAQLSKYSIQMWQMKVNCEGVPMWLFWKIVDMHNILGISPHVKRNRGRLLGYDEDSNVIFLYMHGSVYMVKLKSMQFNKLYEGAYHINYHPFKSFCAPGTTIAGG; from the exons ATGACCGAGAGCGACGGCGCCGACTTGACCCCCTGCGTCGACCGAAGCTGGCCGGCCTCCCCGCTGGACAATGATGATCTCCTCGGTGagatcctcctgctcctcccgcctcTGCCGTCCTCGCTCTACCGCGCCTCCGCCGTCTGCCAGCATTGGCGACGCCTCACCACGGATCCTCAGTTCCTCTGCCGTTTCCGCACCCTCCATCGGAAAGATGGGCCGCCCGTCCTCGGTGCCTTCCTGAGCCGCGGCGACAGGGTCGTGTTCAGGTCGTCAATCTTGGATCCTCCCGACCGCATACCTCCCAAGCGCTTCGACTTGGAACGTTGCAACCACCACAGCAACGTTGTGCTTGATTGTCGCCATGGCCGTGTCCTCGTCTACAACACCCTGCCCCCGCGGCAAGACATCATTGTGTGCGACCCCATCACAGGCGACCAGCGCCGCTTGCCCGTTCCGCCTGAGTTCAAGAAATTTTATCCAGTCAACGGGGCGGTATTctgcgccgacgacgcccatgacCATGTGCATGGCAGTTGTCACTCCAGCCCCTTCAAGGTAGCCTTGATGTCCAAGTACGTACGTGATAATCATTCACCTACCGCATGTGTTTACTCCTCAGACACTGGCACATGGGGTAAACTCATCTCAGCAACAAAACCATATGTGGGTGATTGTGCTTATATTCATGGGACCCTTATTGGTAATGTCCTTTATTGGGTGTCCATGAGGGACATCATACTTCAGTTTAATTTGAACCAGCAGAGCCTATCTATGATTGAGGGGCCTCCCGGTTTGGATGAACGATGCAGAGATCAGATCGTCAAGGCAGAGGATGGCGGTGTTGGCCTTGCTCAATTATCTAAATATAGCATTCAAATGTGGCAGATGAAGGTCAATTGTGAAGGTGTTCCCATGTGGTTGTTCTGGAAGATCGTGGACATGCATAACATTCTTGGGATCTCTCCTCATGTTAAGAGAAATAGAGGGCGACTCCTGGGGTACGATGAGGATTCTAACGTGATATTTTTATATATGCATGGTAGTGTCTACATGGTTAAACTCAAGTCAATGCAATTCAATAAGCTTTATGAAGGAGCTTATCACATAAACTATCATCCTTTCAAGAGCTTCTGTGCGCCAG GCACAACCATTGCTGGTGGATGA
- the LOC123081097 gene encoding S-norcoclaurine synthase 1-like, whose translation MDDAKPRHLGGSLPVPNVQDLAARRDELTLTPTLLDCVPTPLPAKEQEQIPVVDLGRLLDLAGGREEEAARLRWACENWGFFQVVNHGTPEETVEEMKRNVMGFFALPLAEKAALAQEPGEIEGYGQAFVVSEEQTLDWADMFFLLTQPPSYRDLRLWPSNPPTSKNCLENYSAEVQRVAGELLRAMAENLGARDHSDMTRLAASQAVRMNYCPPCPEAHVDRLLGLSPHSDAVALTLLLQVSPVPGLQIRRNGGWVPVMPLPGALVVNVGDVVEVLTNGKYKSVEHRAVVNAREQRMSTAAFHGAKFGGTYGPLKEVVKEEEARYRSVSVEEYTKLMLSSKLDGKNIIIVPKVNELKTEESLAKLSVATLASLKQ comes from the exons ATGGACGACGCCAAGCCACGGCACCTCGGCGGCTCGCTGCCCGTGCCCAACGTGCAGGACCTCGCCGCCCGGCGTGACGAGCTCACGCTCACGCCCACCCTCCTCGACTGCGTCCCGACGCCCCTGCCTGCGAAAGAGCAGGAGCAGATCCCCGTGGTCGACCTCGGCCGGCTCCTCGACCTCGCCGGCGgacgggaggaggaggccgccaggctGCGGTGGGCCTGCGA GAACTGGGGCTTCTTCCAGGTGGTGAACCACGGGACACCCGAGGAGACCgtggaggagatgaagaggaacGTCATGGGATTCTTCGCGCTCCCGCTGGCGGAGAAGGCGGCCCTCGCGCAGGAGCCCGGAGAGATCGAGGGGTATGGCCAGGCGTTCGTCGTCTCGGAGGAGCAGACGCTGGACTGGGCCGACATGTTCTTCCTCCTCACGCAGCCGCCCAGCTACCGCGACCTCCGCCTCTGGCCGTCCAACCCTCCCACGTCCAA GAATTGCTTGGAGAACTACTCTGCGGAGGTGCAAAGGGTGGCAGGCGAGCTGCTGCGAGCCATGGCGGAGAACCTGGGCGCGAGGGACCACTCGGACATGACGAGGCTCGCCGCATCGCAGGCGGTGAGGATGAACTACTGCCCGCCTTGCCCGGAGGCGCACGTGGACAGGTTGCTGGGCTTGTCGCCGCACTCGGACGCCGTCGCGCTGACGCTGCTGCTGCAGGTCAGCCCGGTCCCCGGGCTGCAGATAAGGAGGAATGGCGGCTGGGTCCCGGTGATGCCGCTCCCCGGCGCCCTCGTCGTCAACGTCGGCGACGTGGTCGAGGTGCTGACCAACGGGAAGTACAAGAGCGTCGAGCACAGGGCGGTGGTGAATGCACGCGAGCAGCGGATGTCCACCGCGGCGTTCCACGGTGCGAAGTTCGGTGGCACGTACGGACCACTGAAAGAGGTCGTCAAAGAAGAGGAGGCCCGGTACAGGAGTGTCAGCGTCGAGGAGTACACCAAGCTCATGCTCTCCAGCAAGCTCGACGGCAAGAACATCATAATAGTCCCAAAGGTCAACGAACTAAAAACAGAAGAAAGTTTAGCTAAGCTATCAGTAGCCACATTAGCTTCTCTGAAACAATAA